GCCAATCTTGCGCATGAATTCCTCGGGCAGGCCTTCGGGCACCGCCTCCACCATCATCTGGTATAGGGTGTTGGCCGCCTCCAGCAGGTCATCAGCGGCCGCCTGGGATAGCACCACTGCTTCCCCTGACAGGTACGTCTGGCATTCTTCCTCCACTACCCACTCCCACCCCATCTGCTTTACCATGTTGGTGACATCGCCGTGGTGCGGCATCAATTTTACGGAAAGGGCAGCGTCTGACATAGGCTGGAAATTTAAAAGAATCTGGTTGTGGGAAGGAAAAATCAAACAGCGTTTTAAGGCTGATTTCACGAAAACAGCCTTAAAACAGAAATTGCATAAAACAGGATTGTAGCCCCAGAATATCTAAGGAGCCTTAAGCTTTTACTGGAAACTAAGCCCGGGCTTATCCGCCGAACCCGCCAGATCTCCCGCCAAAGGTGCCAGAGCGGCTGTTGGTGGGGCGCGAAGAACGCACGTTGCCCGAAGCCGCCGGACGGCTATACGCGCCGGTGGTTCCCCGGAACGCCTGGGCGCCCCTGGACCGCTCGGCGGTGGTTTGCTGCCGCCAGGACTCGTTGCGCTGGATGGTGTTGGGGTTGGCGTAGTAGGCGCGGTTGGGTGACAGCATGCGGCCAGCCATGTAGCCAATGCTGCTCCACATGAGCACGTTCATCATACTGAACCCAGACCCGTTCTGGGGGTTGGCCTGGCTGTATTGCTGCATGCGCTTCTCCAGCTCCAACCCTTGCAGGGTGTCTACCTTGCCGTCATTGTGCTTGAGAATAGCCATTACCTGACCGGCCGGCGCTGGGCGCTCGTCGGTGATCTTCCATTCCTCGGGGTTCACCTCGGTCATCTCGGTAATCATTCCCTGGGTATAAGTCGGGGCGGTCTCGCCGGAGTTCCACTCCGTGGAGGCTTCATTCTGAGCCGAGCGGTTATCTGAGCATGAGGATAGCCCAAGGCAGGCGGCGGCGCTCACCAACAGCACGTTGCGGGAGAAATCACCAATAAGGAAATAGCGCTTTTTCATAGTCAGGGATACGATAGCCGTTTCAGGCATGTTTTTGTAAAAGTAAACGAAAAACAGACACGAATGATTGCCCTGCTCCTACTCCCACAGCGGGTAATGCTCCAGATGCACTTTCTCTTGGAAGAAAAGCTGCGTGGAGGCCTCAAAGGAGACCGTATAGTCAGACACGTAGAAGTGGGGAGGTCCCAGCAGGCGCTCCGCAGCAATGCCGTTTTTGGCCAGCACCTGCCCCACATGACGGGCCACCAGTTCCGAGGCGTCCAGCACCTCCACGCTTCCGCCGTAAAAGGTGGCAATCTGGTCTTTGATTAAAGGATAATGCGTGCAGCCTAGAATAAGTGCCTCAATTCCGTCTAAGGCGGGGTCAGAAAGATAGGTTTGAATCACGCTCTCAGAGATGGTGTTGTTAAAGAAGCCTTCTTCTATCATGGGCGCCAGCAAGGGCGTCGCCAGTGACTTGAGTTGGATGTGGCGGTCCAGGTCGTCTATCTTTTTTTCATAGACATTAGAAAGCACCGTCTGCTTGGTCCCGATCAACCCGATAGTTTTTCCGGCAAACCTTTCGCCCACGTAGGCCACCACCGGGTCAATCACGTTCAGGACAAGGGCCTTACTGCCCACGTATTCGCGCACCAGTTCATAGGCCGCCGCCGAGGCGGAATTGCACGCAATAAGAATAATCTTACAATTCTTCTTGAGCAGTAACTCACAAATTTTGATGGAATACGCCTGTATGGCCGCCGTAGATTTATCGCCGTACGGCAGGTGGGCGGTATCGCCAAAATAGACCAGTTGTTCCAGGGGCAAATGCTTTTTAATGGCCTTGGCCACGGTTAAACCGCCAATACCGCTATCAAAAATTCCAATAGGGCGTTCCCAATCTTCCGCTTTCATCATGCTCTTTTATTTCAAAAAATCAGGGTTTACCCCTTACCTCCGTAAAAGTACCCATATTGTTAAAATACAAAACCAAACTGCACCTCACCAAAACAACTCTATTTCAAAAACGTAAAAGTTCATACAAGTTGAAACTAAAATAGGAGGATAAAAAATGAAAATATTATCAACCCGCGCCCACGGGATCATAGATTACCTGGTGGGTATGTTATTGATTGCGGCTCCGTTTATTCTTGACTTTGACCGCGGCGGTGCCGAAACCTGGGTTCCTATCATTGTAGGTGCCATTATTATCTTACAGGCCCTGATGACTAACTTTGAGGTGGGCATGTTTAAAATGCTTTCTATGAACATGCACTTGACCATGGACTACCTGATCGGGGTTTTCCTGGCGGCATCTCCCTGGATCTTCAATTTTGATGAATACGTTTATTTACCTCACCTGGTAGTAGGTGTTATGATTGTGCTGGAAGCCATGATCACCCGTGTGGTGCCAGAACACGGCACTGACACCCGTCATCCGTACAGAGGCGGAGGCATTCACCAACCACATTAAGGTAAAATAACTTAAATTAGTGGAAGACAATAGAAAAGGCTGGGAGTAATCCTGGCCTTTTTCTATTGTCTTCTGTTTTTGCTGGCGCTGGTTCTGGTTTGCGCTTTTTGGTTTGCGTACCTTTGTGCCATGAATTACCTATCAGCAGACTCTATCTCAAAAAGCTTCGGTGACCGCTGGCTTTTCCAGAACCTTACCTTTGGCATAAACCGCGGGCAGCGCATAGCCCTCATTGGCGCAAACGGAACCGGAAAAACCACCTTGCTCCAGATACTGGCCGGTTCTATGCCACCAGACAACGGCTCTGTGAGCGTGCGTAAAGGCATACGGGTAGGGTTCTTGTGGCAACAGCCTTCGTTCCCGGCCGGAGCGTCTGTGCAGGAAGCCATCTTCTCTGGGCAGACCGAGGTGTTGGACGCCATCCGGGACTATGAAGCCTGCATAGCCGACCCCAACACCTCAGACAACAAGATGCACGAGGTGATGGAGCGCATGGAAAACCTGCACGCCTGGGAATACGAGGTGCGCACCAAGCAGATCCTGGGTAAACTGGGCATCCAGAACCTGGACGTACAGGTAGAGCACCTGTCTGGTGGCCAGAAAAAACGCGTGGCCATGGCCCGGGTCTTGATTGAAGAGCCTGATCTTTTGATTCTGGATGAGCCTACCAACCACCTGGACCTGGAGACCATTGAGTGGTTTGAGAACCTGCTCACCACTGAGCAGACCACCCTTTTGATGGTAACCCACGACCGGTACTTCCTGGACCAGGTTGCCAACGAGATTGCCGAACTGGACCGCGGCCAGCTCTACACCTATAAAGGAAACTACAGCTACTACGTAGAGAAAAAAGCCGAGCAGGAGGAAGCCAATGCCGCCGAGATGGGCAAAGCCAAGCAACTGATGAAAAAGGAGCTGGACTGGATGCGCAAACAACCCCGCGCCCGCGGCACCAAGTCTAAATCAAGGGTAGACGCTTTCTATGACCTGAAAGAGAAAACCTCCCAGAAAGACACCCGCACATCACTGGAGCTTTCCGTGAAGAGTACCCGTCAGGGCAACCAGATCCTGGAAATTGACCATTTGAGCAAGCGCTTCGGGGAGAAAGTAGTGCTGGACGACTTCAGCTACGTGTTCCGGAAGAAGGACCGCGTGGGCATTGTGGGCCCGAACGGTGCAGGCAAGACCACGTTCCTGAATATGCTTACCGGCCGCCTGGCCCCAGACAGCGGCGAGATCATAGCCGGCCAGACCACCGTCTTCGGGTACTACACCCAAAACGAGCTCACCTTCAATGAAGACCAGCGCGTGATTGACGTGGTAAAAGAGGTAGCCGAAGTAGTGGAAACCGGCAACGGCGAGGTAATTACTGCCAGCCAGTTCCTGCAGCATTTCCAGTTCCCCCCGGCCCAGCAGTACACGTTTGTAAAAAAGCTGAGCGGTGGTGAAAAACGCCGTCTTCAACTACTGCGCGTCCTCATCAAGAACCCCAACTTCCTCATCCTGGATGAGCCTACCAATGACCTGGACATCCAGACCCTGAACATTCTGGAAGACTTCCTGCTGAACTTCGGTGGCTCCCTTTTGATTGTGTCCCATGATAGATATTTTATGGACCGTTTGGTGGAGCACTTGTTCGTGTTTGAGGAGAACGGCCACCTGCGTGACTTCCCGGGCAACTACACAGATTACCGCGAATGGCTCAAGGAACGCGAAAGCCTGAAGGGCACCGAGGAATACAAAGCCGCCCTGAAAGCTGCGCAGGCCGCCGCAAACGCCCCGGCTCCGGCTGCTGCGCCAACCGCAGACGCTACGCCTAAACGCAAGGCCTCTTTCAAGGAAAAGCAGGAATACGAGTTCCTAGAAAAGGAAATTGCGGCCCTGGAGCACGAGAAGGAAGCCTTGGTGGCAGAGATGAACGCCGGCGAGGCCAACCACGTGCGCCTAAGCGAGATTGCCGAAAGAATTCAACAAGTGGACCACGCCCTGGAAAGCAAAACCGAACGCTGGCTGGAACTTGCTGTGTTTATCTAAGCATCTGCTATTGGGGATGATACACAAGAGCAGCGTTTTAAGCCTGTTTTCTGAAAAACAGGCTTAAAACGCTGCTCTTGCCTTAGGGTACTTTACTTAAGTTGGAGTTTCTGTTTTTGGCTTACTTTCAGGAAAACAGGCTTAAAACGGGTTTCCTCCCAAGTTTTTATCTAATAGAGATCAACTAAAGCAGTCGGGCCTGGCAAGAGTAAAATCTGCCAGGCCCAACTGCTTTAGTTTTAATATGTTTTCAACCTCTGGCTTGCCAGCTGGCCTTAGTACATTTGGGGCGTGCGCTGGTAGCTGAAGGAGAAACCTACTTTCTGGGGCGTACTTACCTGCTGCTCTTCCAGTTTCTGTTTTACCGTGATCTTCCGAATTTCATCTACGTCTGGCGCCACCAGGTCATTGTTAACAGAGGCGATCATGGCGCTTTCCACCAGGAGCCGAAGGATGCCGGGGTCCAGTTTGTTATGGGCCATGTCATTGTAGGTAAGGTCCAGCTGCTTCACCCCTTCCAGGTAAAAATGGTTGTCAATGTTGATGAGAATACGGCCCAGCAGATAGCCAGGGTCATTTAAGCGGTTATATTTAATGGAATCGGCCATGAAGTTATAGGCCATGATGTGCCCAAAAAACCGGCGCCGGAAATCCTCTTCCACGTAGCGGCTTTTCATGAGCTCATGATCCTCAGGCAGGGTGATAATGTTGGAGTGCATAATGAAAATGAGCAGGTCTCCGGAGAATTTAATATGAAACTCAAATTCATTGACGCTCCGGTACTCAATAATCACGTTGGCGTCTACCTTGGTCACCCTCTCCTTCAGGATGTCTACCAACGTCACGGAACAAGCCCTTAGCTGGTCAAATGCTTCTTTGGTGTTTCTGAAAATAGCCTGTTTGGTAGTAGACTTCTGACGTAACCCTTCATAAATAGCTTCAATTCTATCTTCCATAATTATTAGTTTCGTGAAAGTTTACCGCTGGACCAGTACCAGGCAAAGTATCCTGTATTGTACCCTGCGCAGCGGTTTTAGGTTGCCTTAAATCGCCTGTCTCCCTTTTACCGTCCCTTTCCTTTCCAGCACTTCCAACTGCTGCTCAGAGACCTTGCCCAGTTCCTGCAGCACCTGCCAGGAGTGCGCGCCCAGCACCGGCGGCGGTGTCAAAGACGCCTCTCCTTCTCCTTCCAGGACGAAGGCAATTTGCCGAATTCCGGCCGCCTGTCCGTTTTTTCCCTGGAGTAGCTGTGGGCCAGCGCCTTCCTGGGCCAAGGCTTCGGGCACCGTATGAATGGCCCCGGCGGGCACGTTCTGCCTGTTAAGATGATGAAGGAACGGGTCACGGTTCTGCTGCGCCACCAACTCCTTCAGCTTTTGGGTCAGCGCCTCCCTATTGGCTACCCGGGCACTATTCGTCTTAAAGGAATCCTGACTGGCCAGCTCCGGCTGCCCTAATATAGTACAAAGTGCGGAGAACTGGCGGTCATCGCCAATGGCCAGCACCAACTCCTTTCCATCTGCCGTCTGAAAGACGGTGCCGTAGGGTACAATATTGGGGTGCTCAGAACCCATTCGCTCTGGCGCCACCCCGGCCACAAGGTAATTGGTGCCCTGGTTGGCCAAGGACGCAATGGCCGCCCGCAGCAAGGACACCTCTACCAGTTGCCCCTTTCCGGTCTTCTCCTTAAGATACAGGGCCGCCAGCAACCCTTCCTTTAACTGGTGGGCCGCCAGGAGATCTATCAAGGCCACCGGCATTTTGAGGGGAGCGCCTCCCTTTTCCCCGTTTAGGTACATAAAACCGGCTTCGGCCTGCAGCACGGCATCATATCCGGCCCGGGCCACCTCTTTGCCGTAGCCCGTGATACTGCCGTACACCAAAGATGGATTTACTTTGACCAAGGATGCAAAGTCAAGCCCCAGCTTTTCGGCGTCGCCGGGCTTGAAACTGGCCAGCACCACATCTGCCTGCCGGATGATCTGGTACACCGCCTTTTTCATGGAACTGTCAGACAGGTCCAGGCACACAGATTCTTTACCCCAATTGGCAGCCGAAAAATAAGCTGACACCATGGTTTCCTTTGCTTCAGAAGGCAGTTTCCAGCGCCTGGTCACATCTCCGTTGGTTTTGGCATTCTCTATCTTGATTACCCTGGCCCCCAACTCCGCAAAAAACTGGCCCACGCTGGGCCCCGCCAATACGCTGGCCAATTCCACCACTACCAAATCATGAAAGAGCCCTTTGCCAGATGCCATACGTTTTAAAGCTGTTTTCCCAAAAGTGGGCAAAAAACGTAGAAATGAAAATTCAGGGCCCACATCTCCACGTATTTACTGTCCTATTTAACAAAAAAGGGGCAGCGACTCTCAGCCACTGCCCCTTTTCAAGTTACGCTAGTCCATCAATCCCGCTTATTGGATCACAATCCGGTGGGTGGTGTTTTGCCCGTTGGCGGTCACGGATATCAGGTAGATGCCAGCTCTGAGGTTCAAACTGCCAATGTTCAGGTTCGCCTCTGACCGCCCCGCGCCTACTTCCTGGCTAAACATCTGGCGTCCGGTCATATCCCGTAACCTGATGAGAGCCGCTCCTTTATTGGCTTGCCCGAAGAAGACGGTAAATTCACCGTTGGTAACCGGGTTAGGCGCTATGCTCATTTTGCCAGTTCCGGTAGCGCTGTGGTTCACAGCTATCACTTTTGAATATTCAAATGCGTTGTCAAGGTCAACTTGTTTCAGGCGGTAGTACACGGTGCCTGAGGTCTTGAAGCGGTCTGTGTAGGTATAGTTTTTCACAACTGTTGAGTTTCCGGAGCCTTTCACCTCGCCTATTTTCTGGAAGTTCTTGCCGTCCAAGCTGCGCTCTACCTCAAACTTGTCGTTGTTGATCTCGCTGGCGGTGCTCCAGGTCAGTTCCACGGCCCCATTGCGGGATACTCCATCAAAGCTGGTTATGGTTACTGGGAATGGCGTACCATCACCGCAGTCAGCTACTATCACTGTTGCTTCTGCTATGTCAGTACCGCAGGAGTTAGTGGCAGTCACGCTGATGGTCTGGGGCTGACCTAACTGTGCTTCTTCAAATATAGCTACTACGGTGACATATCCCGGGCCTTCATCCAGCACAACAAATCCTTCTGGCACGTCAAAGACATAGGTTGTTCCCTCTACAAAACTTTCTACGCTAATGGTGGTGGGTTCATCTGATAAGTTACAGATGGTGTCTGGGGCGGCAAGGGTCACATAAGGCAAGGGGCATGGGCCGCAGTTCGCATTTGTTTCCACAAAAAGAGAGGCGGAAGCCGTGCCGCAGAATCCTGCTTTGTAACCCCCTACACCCGTTCCGCTATTACCGTTTCCAGATACCTCTGTGTTATCCGTCACATATAGCGTCACCTCTCCGTCCATTAGGCCGGCCTCTACTACCAGCGTTTCAGTGCCTTGTCCGCTTATGATTTGCCAGTCTGCAGGCACTACCCAATTGTACACGAATTCACCAGAGGCGTTGGCCTGGCCGTTGCCTTTATTAACGGTAGCGGTATAGGTTTGGGGCTCGCCAACACAAACAGAGTCTGGGCCGGTAATAAAGGCTTCAAAGTTTTGCCCTGGTTTTACCGGTATGGTGGCCACCTTGGTTCCGCATTCGCCATCCTGTACTTTCACTACCACAGTACCGGACTTCTTCCCTACCTTAACCCGAATCTGGCTGGTTCCTTGGCCTTCCAATATAACCCAACCCGCACCCTCTGGATCACCGGCGGCTGCTCTTGGCGGGGTCCATTCATAAGAATTATAAATGTTGGCAATTTGATAAATGATAGTGGTGTCACCGGCGCAAGGGTGTTGTTGCGCAGATCCGTTGGCACCGTTTCCGGTTATGGGGCGAACGGGATTATTGCAAGGCCCTTGGGCATAGGTGAAATTGGGAAAACCCGAAATTATGAGCAACAGAGTGCTGACCCATAAGAGTATAGGTGTTTTCATGATTCGAAAATTTTGAAGGTTTATGCTGATAACAAGAAGCAGTTGATCAAAACACCCTGTGGGAAGGGACAAAAGGGGCGGGAAAAGCTTGAATTATACCAACGTTGCCAAAAATAGGGCAATAGGGTTTTGACCCTGCTTTCAAAGGGCTTTTCCTTACTATCTATATCTGTGAATTATGTAATTACCAGGGGTAAAAATAGCACCTTTGGGAAAGGCACCAGGGGGAGGTTATTTATAGAGTCTAATTAGAAGTAAAATAAGACTTACTTTCTTTTTTTTACACTTAAACTTCTGCGAGTGAGAATGTATCTTTATTTCCATACGCATTAGATTTAAAGTTCAATTAGTTAACTACTTACTATTCAACTAACCTACTATCTATAACGAGACCAATACTCATCTGTTTCGGTGGAATTGCATTATCTCGTTATAGTAATACCATATTCTTCTCATAGTACAAATTAATTTACTTTACTTATGCCCCATTGAATACTCCAATACAATAGCTTATTCAAATGAAGGAAAGCATCAATTATTCTAATTCTATAGACCTAAAAGCAGTTGAGAATCGGCTTAAAAATAAGAAGAGATGCGACACATAGAGCCACATCCGTTCTATCTATTGAATATCTATATTTATTAAATTACTACGAGTAGAGTGGTTGTTTCCATCTGCACCTACTGCCACCAGGTAGGCGCCCGTCCTCAAGTTTAGCTCACCTATGACCTAATGAATCTAAGATTCACTGTCTTCCACTTCCTGAGAAAGCACCTGTCACTCGGTCCTAGCCCTATTCCTCTACCTGGTTTGGGTCCCATTGATAAACTATAGACATTGAAATGAAACCTCCCAAATAAATATTCAGGATTACCGTAGCCAAGGCACCTCAAGCATCTCTATTAAGTCACTTGAGAACTAGCCTTACTTAATAAATAAAAAAAAAGAGGCAGCGACTTAGTAGCCGCTGCCTCTCTCCTCTTTTCAATCAATCTTAATCTTACTGCACTACTATCCGTTGGGTAGTGTTTTGCCCGTTGGCTGTGACAGTGATCAGGTAGATACCTGGTTTTAAGTTAAGCGAACCAAGGTTCAGGCTAATCTCAGCGCTTTCGCTGCTTACTTGCTGGGTGTTAAGAGTGCGTCCTGCAAGGTCAATCAATCTGATGGTGGCAGTTCCTTTTACTTTATTCTGAAAGCGAACAGTCACGTTTCCGTCAGTTACCGGGTTAGGATATACACTCATACCGGCGGCAGAAGAAGTACTTGCACTGTGGCTCACTGCTATCACTTTGGTGTACTCAGACTTCTTGTCAAGGTCAACTTGTTTCAGGCGGTAGTACACGGTGCCTGAGGTTTTGAAGCGGTCTGTGTAGGTGTAGTTTTTCACCACGGTGGAGTTACCGGATCCTTTCACCTCGCCTATTTTCTGGAAGTTCTTGCCGTCCATGCTGCGCTCTACTTCAAACTTGTCGTTGTTGATCTCGCTGGCAGTACTCCAGGTCAGTTCCACGGCCCCGCTGCGGGACACTCCGTCAAAGCTGGTCATGGTTACCGGGAATGGTGAGCCAAGTCCGCAATCTGCTACAATTACAGTAGCTTCAGCAGTGTCGGTTCCGCAATCGTTAGAAGCAGTTACCGTGATGGTTTGGGGCTGGCCTAACTGTGCTTCTTCAAACACGGCTACCACGGTTACATATCCTGGGCCTTCTTCCAAAATGATGAATCCTTCTGGTACGTTAAAGGTGTAGGTTACGCCTTCTTCTACTTGACCAACGCTAATGGTGGTAGGCTCGTCAGCTAAGTTACAGATGGTGTCTGGGGCTACTAAAGTTACTTCAGGTGCTTCGCATACGCCGCCACCGCAATTCTCATTTGTTTCAACCAGCAATTGGTCTGATGCTAATCCGCAATATCCTGCTTTATAACCACCTACACCGTTTCCATTGTTTCCGTTGCCGCTTACGGCAGTGTTATCGCTTACATACACGTTCACTTCGCCGTCAGTAGCACCAGGGATCACTACAATTTTTTCAGTGCCTTGTCCGCTTTGGATGGTCCAATCTGCAGGAACAGTCCAGTTAAAGATAAACTCACCTTTTAAGTTTGCCTTGCCAGTGTCTTTCTTAACGGTTGCAAAGTATGTCTGGGGCTCTTTAACACAGATGGAATCTGGACCGGTGATAACAACTTCAAAGTTCTTACCTGGCTTAACGGGCAGGGTGGCTACTTTAGTACCACAAATCGGGTCGGTTACTTTCACCTTCATGGTGCCGCTTTTCTGACCTACTCTAACCGTTACACAGTTAGTACCTTGTCCTGAGATAATCTCCCAACCTACAGGTGGCTCGCCGGCGTGGGCTCTTGGAACATCCCATTCAAAGGAAGTGTAGTTCCGGTCATTTTCAATGCAGTAGGTTTCAATGTCGCCGGGGCAGGGATGCTGGTTGCCGGTAATTGGTCTTGGCTGAGACTCGTTACAAGGGGCCTGGGCCTGGGCCAGATTTACAAAAGCGAAAAGTACAAGCATAAGGGTGCTAGCCCATGAAAGTATAAGTTTTTTCATGATTGAAAAGATTTGATTAAAAAAAGAAGACTTTAGTTTAACTGATTGTTTATCAGCGTTAACCTTTATACAGTAATTGCACCATGGTTAACTCTGACAGGCATTATGAAGGAAAACATCGAAAGGAAGTATAACTGCTATCATATGCGATTCGTAGTTTGTTTTAAAAGATACTTACTTTATAATTTCCTATTTTTGAATATATAAGCTTTAACGACCAACCTAATTTGCGGTTACATCAAATTGCACTTTCAATTAATGTTACAAATATCTTCTTTGCATAACACAATTTAATAGTTCATTTCTAATCATTTTAACCTGTTTTAACATATATAGCTACATTTTTATATTAAAAGTTGTTGTATTTATTCAATAAAGTGCTTTTATTTTTTTACGGTTTCATTTCACCCAAAATACAATTTCAGTATACTGTAACCTATATATAGGAATTTTACAACAAGCTTGTGATCTGTAGAATAATTCCCTCCCTCTGAATTAGGGTAAAAGATTATCTTTACCGACCTTTACCTAGTTACCGGCATTGTTTCCTGGTGGCATTGAAGAAGATA
This Rufibacter radiotolerans DNA region includes the following protein-coding sequences:
- a CDS encoding CaiB/BaiF CoA transferase family protein — protein: MASGKGLFHDLVVVELASVLAGPSVGQFFAELGARVIKIENAKTNGDVTRRWKLPSEAKETMVSAYFSAANWGKESVCLDLSDSSMKKAVYQIIRQADVVLASFKPGDAEKLGLDFASLVKVNPSLVYGSITGYGKEVARAGYDAVLQAEAGFMYLNGEKGGAPLKMPVALIDLLAAHQLKEGLLAALYLKEKTGKGQLVEVSLLRAAIASLANQGTNYLVAGVAPERMGSEHPNIVPYGTVFQTADGKELVLAIGDDRQFSALCTILGQPELASQDSFKTNSARVANREALTQKLKELVAQQNRDPFLHHLNRQNVPAGAIHTVPEALAQEGAGPQLLQGKNGQAAGIRQIAFVLEGEGEASLTPPPVLGAHSWQVLQELGKVSEQQLEVLERKGTVKGRQAI
- a CDS encoding T9SS type A sorting domain-containing protein, yielding MLVLFAFVNLAQAQAPCNESQPRPITGNQHPCPGDIETYCIENDRNYTSFEWDVPRAHAGEPPVGWEIISGQGTNCVTVRVGQKSGTMKVKVTDPICGTKVATLPVKPGKNFEVVITGPDSICVKEPQTYFATVKKDTGKANLKGEFIFNWTVPADWTIQSGQGTEKIVVIPGATDGEVNVYVSDNTAVSGNGNNGNGVGGYKAGYCGLASDQLLVETNENCGGGVCEAPEVTLVAPDTICNLADEPTTISVGQVEEGVTYTFNVPEGFIILEEGPGYVTVVAVFEEAQLGQPQTITVTASNDCGTDTAEATVIVADCGLGSPFPVTMTSFDGVSRSGAVELTWSTASEINNDKFEVERSMDGKNFQKIGEVKGSGNSTVVKNYTYTDRFKTSGTVYYRLKQVDLDKKSEYTKVIAVSHSASTSSAAGMSVYPNPVTDGNVTVRFQNKVKGTATIRLIDLAGRTLNTQQVSSESAEISLNLGSLNLKPGIYLITVTANGQNTTQRIVVQ
- a CDS encoding ABC-F family ATP-binding cassette domain-containing protein is translated as MNYLSADSISKSFGDRWLFQNLTFGINRGQRIALIGANGTGKTTLLQILAGSMPPDNGSVSVRKGIRVGFLWQQPSFPAGASVQEAIFSGQTEVLDAIRDYEACIADPNTSDNKMHEVMERMENLHAWEYEVRTKQILGKLGIQNLDVQVEHLSGGQKKRVAMARVLIEEPDLLILDEPTNHLDLETIEWFENLLTTEQTTLLMVTHDRYFLDQVANEIAELDRGQLYTYKGNYSYYVEKKAEQEEANAAEMGKAKQLMKKELDWMRKQPRARGTKSKSRVDAFYDLKEKTSQKDTRTSLELSVKSTRQGNQILEIDHLSKRFGEKVVLDDFSYVFRKKDRVGIVGPNGAGKTTFLNMLTGRLAPDSGEIIAGQTTVFGYYTQNELTFNEDQRVIDVVKEVAEVVETGNGEVITASQFLQHFQFPPAQQYTFVKKLSGGEKRRLQLLRVLIKNPNFLILDEPTNDLDIQTLNILEDFLLNFGGSLLIVSHDRYFMDRLVEHLFVFEENGHLRDFPGNYTDYREWLKERESLKGTEEYKAALKAAQAAANAPAPAAAPTADATPKRKASFKEKQEYEFLEKEIAALEHEKEALVAEMNAGEANHVRLSEIAERIQQVDHALESKTERWLELAVFI
- a CDS encoding T9SS type A sorting domain-containing protein; this translates as MKTPILLWVSTLLLIISGFPNFTYAQGPCNNPVRPITGNGANGSAQQHPCAGDTTIIYQIANIYNSYEWTPPRAAAGDPEGAGWVILEGQGTSQIRVKVGKKSGTVVVKVQDGECGTKVATIPVKPGQNFEAFITGPDSVCVGEPQTYTATVNKGNGQANASGEFVYNWVVPADWQIISGQGTETLVVEAGLMDGEVTLYVTDNTEVSGNGNSGTGVGGYKAGFCGTASASLFVETNANCGPCPLPYVTLAAPDTICNLSDEPTTISVESFVEGTTYVFDVPEGFVVLDEGPGYVTVVAIFEEAQLGQPQTISVTATNSCGTDIAEATVIVADCGDGTPFPVTITSFDGVSRNGAVELTWSTASEINNDKFEVERSLDGKNFQKIGEVKGSGNSTVVKNYTYTDRFKTSGTVYYRLKQVDLDNAFEYSKVIAVNHSATGTGKMSIAPNPVTNGEFTVFFGQANKGAALIRLRDMTGRQMFSQEVGAGRSEANLNIGSLNLRAGIYLISVTANGQNTTHRIVIQ
- a CDS encoding SPW repeat domain-containing protein, with the translated sequence MKILSTRAHGIIDYLVGMLLIAAPFILDFDRGGAETWVPIIVGAIIILQALMTNFEVGMFKMLSMNMHLTMDYLIGVFLAASPWIFNFDEYVYLPHLVVGVMIVLEAMITRVVPEHGTDTRHPYRGGGIHQPH
- a CDS encoding P-loop NTPase family protein codes for the protein MEDRIEAIYEGLRQKSTTKQAIFRNTKEAFDQLRACSVTLVDILKERVTKVDANVIIEYRSVNEFEFHIKFSGDLLIFIMHSNIITLPEDHELMKSRYVEEDFRRRFFGHIMAYNFMADSIKYNRLNDPGYLLGRILINIDNHFYLEGVKQLDLTYNDMAHNKLDPGILRLLVESAMIASVNNDLVAPDVDEIRKITVKQKLEEQQVSTPQKVGFSFSYQRTPQMY
- the murI gene encoding glutamate racemase, which encodes MKAEDWERPIGIFDSGIGGLTVAKAIKKHLPLEQLVYFGDTAHLPYGDKSTAAIQAYSIKICELLLKKNCKIILIACNSASAAAYELVREYVGSKALVLNVIDPVVAYVGERFAGKTIGLIGTKQTVLSNVYEKKIDDLDRHIQLKSLATPLLAPMIEEGFFNNTISESVIQTYLSDPALDGIEALILGCTHYPLIKDQIATFYGGSVEVLDASELVARHVGQVLAKNGIAAERLLGPPHFYVSDYTVSFEASTQLFFQEKVHLEHYPLWE